The following are encoded together in the Candidatus Methylomirabilis oxygeniifera genome:
- a CDS encoding protein of unknown function (Evidence 5 : No homology to any previously reported sequences) — translation METTTADQSTSRAMKDLMQHECTESQQSPLLPQANQYKTLRIVLIKPSQYDDDGYVIRFWKAVLPSNTLSVLQGLTEDIKRRRVFGDITIQVDTFDEVAEKVPVAQIAKWDRHPSTKLVVCLVGVQTPQFPRALEMGKQFRKYGIDVMMGGFHTSGTINMLGDQGSDIQELYRESIVVVSGEVEGHWEGILADLLNGQLKPLYSFAQNLKDLVNIDNAPLPIISRKTMKHFARPNFGTVETSRGCPFSCSFCTIINVQGRMMRERSPEVIAELVRRNYTEHQIDFYFFTDDNFARKKWWRETFEAIIRLREEGIKISFMMQVDLARKPQDFVRLAAEAGCTQVFVGMESVNPDNIKAQGKGQNKVEEYRAIIGEWHDAGVAVHVAYIIGMPFDTKAQVALDMQYLIDEIQPDQASFFMLTPLPGSQDHKEMQQQGEWMDPDLNKRDSFHATTAHPNMTFEEWTAAYQEAWRAFYSKENMAKILARWQHNPRTYWNLLNVYLWYKNAALIEKQHPMVAGFFRLKDRLTRRPGCSVDPLPVHLWKRTKEVYRLFVAWARFLKEMEEVWLQSRPRTERERRVLDEVQRIQGEIWQTLKVAEWQKAYSDAKVALPSKARALLDPFEELSSKMLLSRRDLNVFLKKWGSLQTKIQALRRSWVWGDGPAKKWLEQLYALHRDARQGMKVREWQEVYSGFRGRLPSRLDLLYARFDALSNRIVCSRQDLSACWARTRGHLGEMRIWHLHLSALAVACFKELFLTMTFARSLFASIRQKGKDTTAST, via the coding sequence ATGGAGACGACAACCGCCGACCAAAGCACATCGCGAGCCATGAAGGACCTCATGCAGCACGAGTGTACGGAATCGCAGCAGTCCCCCCTTCTCCCGCAAGCCAATCAGTATAAGACTCTTCGAATCGTCCTTATCAAACCCTCGCAATACGATGACGATGGATACGTGATCCGCTTTTGGAAAGCCGTGCTGCCCAGCAATACTCTGAGCGTGCTCCAGGGCTTGACCGAAGATATCAAGAGGCGGCGCGTTTTTGGCGATATTACCATCCAGGTCGATACCTTTGATGAGGTAGCGGAAAAAGTCCCGGTGGCGCAGATCGCCAAATGGGATCGTCATCCTTCCACGAAGCTTGTGGTGTGCCTCGTCGGAGTCCAGACCCCCCAGTTCCCCAGGGCGCTCGAAATGGGGAAACAATTCCGCAAGTATGGGATTGACGTCATGATGGGCGGATTCCATACCAGCGGGACCATCAATATGCTTGGCGATCAGGGGTCGGACATCCAGGAGCTTTATCGGGAATCGATCGTGGTTGTCTCCGGAGAGGTTGAAGGACATTGGGAGGGGATACTGGCCGATCTCCTCAACGGACAATTGAAACCCCTCTACTCCTTTGCGCAGAACCTGAAAGACCTTGTAAATATCGACAATGCCCCATTGCCCATCATCAGCCGCAAAACGATGAAGCACTTTGCCAGGCCCAATTTCGGGACCGTTGAAACATCTCGAGGCTGCCCATTTTCGTGCAGCTTTTGTACGATCATTAACGTGCAGGGTCGGATGATGCGTGAGCGCTCTCCGGAGGTCATCGCGGAGCTCGTTCGAAGAAATTACACCGAACATCAGATTGACTTTTACTTTTTCACTGACGATAACTTTGCCCGGAAGAAGTGGTGGCGCGAGACCTTTGAAGCGATCATCCGTCTGCGAGAGGAAGGGATCAAGATCTCCTTCATGATGCAGGTGGACCTGGCCCGTAAGCCGCAAGACTTCGTGCGTCTTGCAGCCGAGGCCGGCTGTACCCAGGTATTCGTCGGCATGGAGAGCGTCAATCCTGACAACATCAAAGCCCAAGGCAAGGGACAGAACAAGGTCGAGGAGTATAGGGCTATTATCGGCGAGTGGCACGACGCCGGCGTCGCTGTTCACGTGGCCTATATTATCGGCATGCCCTTCGATACGAAGGCGCAGGTAGCCCTCGACATGCAGTATCTTATTGATGAGATCCAACCGGATCAGGCCTCCTTCTTCATGCTGACACCGCTGCCGGGATCTCAGGATCACAAAGAAATGCAGCAACAGGGTGAGTGGATGGATCCCGATCTCAATAAGCGAGATTCTTTTCACGCCACAACCGCACACCCCAATATGACCTTCGAGGAATGGACCGCTGCGTATCAGGAGGCCTGGCGGGCGTTTTACAGTAAAGAGAATATGGCGAAGATCCTGGCGCGATGGCAGCACAACCCGAGGACGTACTGGAATCTCCTGAATGTCTACCTGTGGTACAAGAACGCGGCCCTGATCGAAAAGCAACATCCGATGGTGGCTGGATTTTTCCGCTTAAAGGACCGGCTAACGCGGAGACCGGGATGTTCGGTTGATCCGTTGCCGGTCCATCTCTGGAAGCGCACGAAAGAGGTGTACCGGCTGTTCGTGGCGTGGGCCCGATTCCTGAAGGAGATGGAAGAGGTCTGGCTTCAGTCCCGCCCTCGAACTGAAAGAGAAAGACGAGTCCTCGATGAGGTACAGCGGATCCAAGGAGAGATCTGGCAAACCCTAAAGGTTGCGGAGTGGCAAAAGGCGTATAGTGATGCCAAGGTGGCGCTGCCCTCCAAGGCTCGGGCCCTACTCGATCCCTTTGAAGAGCTCTCCTCCAAGATGTTGCTCAGTCGCAGGGACCTGAATGTGTTCCTGAAGAAGTGGGGAAGCCTTCAGACCAAGATCCAGGCGCTGCGTCGCAGTTGGGTATGGGGGGACGGACCTGCCAAGAAATGGCTTGAGCAGCTCTATGCGCTCCATCGAGATGCCCGGCAGGGCATGAAGGTTCGTGAATGGCAAGAGGTCTACTCCGGCTTCAGGGGAAGGCTCCCATCACGACTGGATCTGCTCTATGCCAGGTTTGATGCGTTGAGCAACCGGATTGTCTGTTCCCGACAGGATCTTAGCGCGTGCTGGGCGAGAACACGGGGGCATCTTGGTGAAATGCGGATCTGGCATCTCCATCTCTCCGCGCTGGCGGTTGCCTGCTTTAAGGAGTTATTTCTGACAATGACATTCGCTCGGAGCCTCTTTGCATCGATTCGCCAAAAAGGCAAGGATACTACAGCATCGACTTGA
- a CDS encoding Import inner membrane translocase, subunit Tim44 precursor (fragment) — translation MRSMAGGLLGGLLGGMLFRSLGFAGFGGMGGGFGLMDLVILGGIGLAIYWVVKQRSRPALIEAPYQHQRTWSAEREPERYQGAAAGQATMVQEGDLDQGMAHIRQMDPGFETGRLREICTDLFFKVQAAWGNRDLEPIRTILTPEMHTQLGADVMRLRNERKINRLENIAVRSVELTEAWQEQGQDYVTVRFLANLLDYTVDEGTSQVVDGSRTDPVKFEEYWTVTRPVGPNPWRLAAINQADN, via the coding sequence ATGCGGAGCATGGCTGGAGGCCTGCTTGGCGGACTTCTCGGCGGCATGTTGTTTCGGAGCTTAGGCTTCGCCGGCTTTGGCGGCATGGGCGGAGGATTCGGTTTGATGGACCTGGTGATCCTGGGCGGGATCGGCTTGGCGATCTACTGGGTGGTGAAGCAGAGATCGCGGCCGGCCCTCATCGAAGCGCCATATCAGCATCAGCGTACGTGGTCGGCTGAACGTGAGCCCGAACGCTACCAGGGGGCGGCGGCCGGCCAAGCAACAATGGTCCAAGAAGGCGATCTGGACCAGGGGATGGCCCACATTCGCCAGATGGACCCTGGTTTTGAGACAGGACGCCTCAGAGAGATATGCACCGATCTCTTCTTCAAGGTTCAGGCGGCTTGGGGGAATCGCGATCTTGAACCGATCCGCACGATCCTCACGCCAGAGATGCACACTCAGCTTGGCGCCGATGTGATGCGGCTGAGGAACGAACGGAAGATCAATCGCCTCGAAAATATCGCGGTTCGCTCCGTCGAACTGACTGAAGCGTGGCAGGAGCAGGGACAGGATTATGTGACTGTGCGGTTTTTGGCGAATCTCCTCGATTACACGGTGGATGAGGGGACGTCTCAGGTAGTGGACGGCAGTCGCACCGACCCTGTGAAGTTTGAGGAATACTGGACCGTGACGCGCCCGGTAGGACCGAACCCCTGGCGGCTTGCGGCCATCAATCAGGCAGACAACTAA
- the xerD gene encoding Tyrosine recombinase xerD encodes MDNLIEDYLRYLAVEKGLAENSLAAYGRDLRRIVGYFKQGGVGSFREVSRGQVARLLLTLREAGLAPRTVSRHTSSLRGLYRYLLTQDHVKEDPTAHLESSSPWVRLPGVLSQEEVERLLAAPLTSNPLGLRDKAMLELLYAAGLRVSEMVTLRLSEVDLEVGYVHCQGKGGKDRVVPLGRDAQTAVRRYLETSRPYLQRGWSSSTLFLNRFGYPLTRQGFWKLLRAYAIAAGIDRRVTPHTLRHSFATHLLERGADLRAVQMMLGHADISTTQIYTHVSRAHLKTVYNRYHPRA; translated from the coding sequence ATGGACAATCTGATCGAGGACTACTTGAGGTATCTGGCGGTCGAGAAGGGGCTGGCAGAGAACAGTCTGGCGGCGTATGGGAGGGACCTGCGCCGGATAGTCGGCTACTTCAAGCAGGGCGGGGTCGGTTCATTCCGGGAGGTCAGCCGCGGGCAGGTTGCGCGCCTGCTCTTAACGCTTCGAGAGGCGGGGCTGGCGCCCCGCACGGTCTCGCGCCACACCTCGTCGCTGCGGGGTCTATACCGGTACCTGCTGACGCAGGATCATGTAAAAGAGGATCCTACCGCGCACCTCGAGTCGTCGAGTCCCTGGGTGCGTCTGCCCGGCGTGCTGAGCCAGGAGGAGGTGGAGCGACTGCTGGCGGCGCCGCTCACCAGCAATCCTCTGGGTCTTCGTGACAAGGCCATGCTGGAACTGTTGTACGCGGCCGGCCTGCGCGTATCGGAGATGGTGACTCTCCGGCTGTCCGAAGTAGACCTGGAGGTGGGCTATGTGCATTGTCAAGGCAAGGGCGGGAAAGACCGCGTGGTGCCGTTAGGGCGCGATGCCCAGACGGCAGTTCGCCGGTATCTTGAGACATCACGGCCATATCTTCAAAGAGGATGGTCAAGCTCTACACTGTTCCTCAATCGCTTCGGGTACCCGTTGACGCGCCAAGGTTTCTGGAAGCTCCTCCGCGCGTATGCGATAGCGGCGGGGATTGACCGGCGAGTCACCCCCCACACGCTTCGCCATTCATTTGCCACGCACCTGCTCGAGCGCGGCGCCGACCTCCGGGCAGTCCAGATGATGTTGGGTCATGCCGATATCTCGACGACACAGATCTACACACACGTCTCCAGGGCGCACCTGAAGACGGTCTACAACCGCTACCATCCGCGGGCATAA